The following proteins are co-located in the Shouchella hunanensis genome:
- a CDS encoding GNAT family N-acetyltransferase → MRWKQKSFQQLTTMELYAIIQARMDVFVVEQQSMYQDLDGIDLHATHLFLSDEDGSVQAYARLIPSGVLYREASIGRILTRKESRGKGLSHLLMQQAMTVLLEEQKETAIRLQAEYYIRALYEQYGFVQVSEVFIEDGIEHVYMILKNVHAYRKMKSSENNDKDTKTKFL, encoded by the coding sequence ATGAGGTGGAAACAAAAATCATTTCAACAGCTAACAACGATGGAACTATACGCTATTATCCAAGCGCGAATGGATGTTTTTGTTGTTGAACAGCAAAGTATGTATCAAGATTTAGACGGTATTGATCTACACGCTACGCATTTGTTTTTATCTGACGAAGATGGTTCAGTCCAGGCTTATGCGCGTTTAATTCCAAGTGGAGTCCTATACCGTGAAGCATCGATTGGACGGATCTTGACGAGAAAAGAAAGTCGTGGCAAGGGATTAAGCCATTTATTGATGCAACAAGCCATGACGGTTTTACTAGAGGAACAAAAAGAAACCGCTATACGTTTACAAGCGGAATATTATATACGAGCTTTATATGAACAGTATGGGTTTGTTCAAGTGTCAGAGGTTTTTATAGAAGATGGCATTGAGCACGTGTATATGATTTTAAAAAATGTTCATGCCTATCGTAAGATGAAAAGTTCAGAGAACAACGACAAAGACACAAAGACGAAATTTTTATAA
- a CDS encoding esterase/lipase family protein, whose product MIKKISLIFLTVILVFFFMQPNLSYGFSKGKPDPSAPPGTWYIGDAPHVKTGSPILFVHGLTGSGATWFEPNDMYRQARDAGHPAAFINLYPDQSYWDNGQMLASKLAEMYNHFGEKIIVVGHSKGGVDTQTALLHYGAERYVSKVFTLGTPHHGSQLANLAYSNWAGWLAGIIGMRSPGTDSLRTGTMAAFRNQTDRLVGDHSVPFQTLSGRSWGSFGTSLYFGGVYLNSYGTNDGAVTVDSSRLSYANELASLSLDHYAIAEGHRVFRYLQPRLATNEQEVETQQADYGTIIRGGELNGTATQTFQLEDEIQAVTFSVLAHESLKNVTLISPNGDEHLVEAIEKEHEQSIFAGAYSHFIELDQPESGTWTVEMNSTTAGGYFAVASIDGGLTNTLQLEKDVVSALNTNPADVTYSVHINDELYVEDEALDALHTFILPMKSNTSQTITTDYNGITKDGTPFERTVVEHLFTDERGNVFH is encoded by the coding sequence ATGATCAAAAAAATAAGTTTGATCTTTTTAACGGTTATCCTTGTTTTCTTCTTTATGCAACCGAATCTATCTTATGGTTTCAGTAAAGGAAAACCCGATCCGTCTGCACCGCCCGGCACTTGGTACATAGGTGATGCGCCTCATGTAAAAACAGGCAGTCCCATTTTATTTGTACATGGTTTAACTGGCTCAGGAGCAACATGGTTTGAGCCAAACGATATGTACCGACAAGCTCGCGATGCTGGTCATCCTGCTGCCTTTATTAATCTCTACCCTGATCAATCATACTGGGATAATGGTCAAATGCTCGCCAGCAAATTAGCCGAAATGTATAACCATTTTGGCGAAAAGATTATCGTTGTCGGTCATAGTAAAGGTGGCGTGGATACACAAACAGCGCTCCTCCATTACGGTGCTGAACGCTATGTTTCAAAAGTCTTTACCTTAGGCACGCCACATCATGGAAGTCAATTAGCTAATCTAGCATATAGTAACTGGGCTGGCTGGCTCGCAGGCATTATTGGCATGCGCTCTCCTGGTACAGACTCATTGCGAACAGGAACGATGGCTGCTTTTCGAAATCAAACCGATCGACTTGTAGGTGACCATTCTGTTCCCTTTCAAACACTATCAGGTCGCTCATGGGGCTCTTTTGGAACATCTCTTTATTTCGGTGGTGTCTATTTAAATAGTTATGGAACAAACGATGGTGCAGTTACAGTTGACAGTTCTAGACTCTCTTATGCAAACGAACTGGCATCCCTTTCCCTTGATCATTATGCGATTGCAGAAGGTCATCGTGTATTCCGCTACTTACAACCTCGTCTTGCCACCAACGAGCAAGAGGTTGAAACACAACAAGCAGACTATGGAACCATTATTCGTGGCGGTGAACTAAATGGTACAGCAACCCAAACCTTTCAGCTTGAAGACGAGATCCAAGCCGTTACGTTTTCAGTCTTAGCTCACGAATCACTAAAAAACGTAACGCTCATCTCTCCAAATGGCGATGAACATCTTGTCGAAGCAATTGAAAAAGAACACGAGCAAAGTATTTTTGCTGGCGCTTATAGTCATTTTATTGAATTGGATCAACCAGAAAGCGGAACGTGGACAGTAGAAATGAACAGCACAACAGCAGGCGGCTACTTCGCTGTGGCATCGATTGACGGTGGGTTAACCAATACGCTTCAGCTTGAAAAAGATGTTGTGAGCGCACTAAATACGAATCCAGCTGATGTCACCTATTCAGTTCATATAAATGATGAGCTTTATGTAGAAGATGAAGCTCTTGACGCGCTTCACACATTCATCCTGCCAATGAAGAGCAATACATCACAAACGATTACGACGGATTACAACGGCATCACAAAGGATGGAACGCCGTTTGAGCGAACCGTTGTAGAACACCTCTTCACTGATGAGAGAGGGAATGTCTTTCATTAG
- a CDS encoding futalosine hydrolase, producing the protein MLDKLPVLLAVSVEQEKEALEQGLGKQSTIEVIVCGVGFAAAAANTAKQLSTKPYRGVINIGIAGGFPKRAAIGSIVAASSIIAPEIGAESPEGFISIDELGFGTQEQQARIDRQLVGKLSHSHHVHEGIILSVLTATGTEKTYLEREKLGAIAEAMEGYGVAAAAKSFNLPFSELRTISNEVGVRDKSKWNFPLAFKGIKEIGQTIKEVEQDEYCLFSMSE; encoded by the coding sequence ATGTTGGATAAGCTTCCAGTCTTACTTGCTGTCTCTGTGGAGCAAGAAAAAGAAGCATTGGAACAAGGGTTGGGAAAACAATCGACGATCGAAGTGATTGTCTGTGGGGTTGGTTTTGCAGCAGCAGCAGCGAATACAGCAAAGCAACTCTCAACAAAGCCTTACCGAGGTGTGATAAATATTGGTATTGCCGGTGGTTTTCCGAAGCGGGCTGCTATAGGATCGATCGTGGCTGCATCTAGTATTATTGCTCCAGAAATAGGCGCAGAATCCCCAGAGGGGTTTATTTCCATTGATGAATTAGGGTTTGGAACACAAGAGCAACAAGCAAGAATTGATCGTCAGCTTGTTGGGAAATTAAGCCATTCTCATCACGTACATGAAGGGATTATTTTATCTGTGCTAACAGCAACAGGAACAGAAAAGACATACTTGGAAAGAGAGAAGTTAGGTGCCATTGCTGAAGCGATGGAAGGGTACGGAGTCGCAGCCGCGGCCAAATCATTTAATCTACCTTTCTCAGAATTACGGACCATTTCAAACGAAGTAGGTGTTCGTGACAAGTCAAAATGGAATTTCCCACTTGCTTTTAAAGGGATTAAAGAAATTGGTCAAACGATTAAGGAGGTTGAACAAGATGAATATTGCCTTTTCTCCATGTCCGAATGA
- a CDS encoding 1,4-dihydroxy-6-naphthoate synthase, translated as MNIAFSPCPNDTFVFYAWVHGKIKGAPPLEVTYADIDKTNYWAIDQTGPDVMKISYAALPYVLDHYQLIPSGGALGRGCGPLVLTKEKQSIKSLEGKTVAVPSDRSTAYLLFRLWTAQALTNNTITIKVMPFEKIMPAVKDGIVDAGLVIHEARFTYQEYDLCLLQDLGEWWEEDTGFPIPLGAIIAKRSLSKEQFTHWATASVEYAWQTPEETKDYVMSHAQELSSEVAQAHIDLYVNEFTRNLGDRGYEAIENLLGRAMEQGLIPTFDLEKIRN; from the coding sequence ATGAATATTGCCTTTTCTCCATGTCCGAATGATACATTTGTTTTTTATGCGTGGGTACATGGGAAAATTAAAGGTGCACCACCATTAGAAGTGACATATGCAGATATTGATAAAACCAATTATTGGGCAATCGATCAAACTGGACCTGACGTGATGAAAATATCGTACGCGGCGTTACCATATGTATTAGATCACTATCAACTTATTCCAAGTGGTGGCGCTTTAGGAAGAGGATGCGGTCCACTTGTGTTAACAAAAGAAAAGCAATCCATTAAGTCGCTTGAAGGTAAAACGGTAGCAGTGCCAAGTGATCGTTCAACAGCATACTTATTGTTCCGTCTTTGGACTGCACAAGCATTGACAAACAATACGATTACAATTAAAGTGATGCCGTTTGAAAAGATCATGCCAGCTGTAAAGGATGGTATTGTTGATGCTGGATTGGTCATTCATGAAGCACGGTTCACCTATCAAGAATATGATTTGTGTTTATTGCAAGATTTAGGAGAATGGTGGGAAGAAGATACTGGTTTTCCGATTCCGTTAGGCGCTATTATTGCAAAACGTTCATTAAGTAAAGAGCAATTTACGCATTGGGCAACTGCATCAGTAGAATATGCCTGGCAGACACCAGAAGAAACGAAGGATTATGTGATGAGTCATGCACAGGAGCTTTCAAGTGAAGTTGCTCAAGCTCACATTGATTTATACGTGAATGAATTTACTAGAAACCTTGGTGATCGTGGCTATGAAGCAATAGAAAACTTGTTAGGACGAGCGATGGAGCAAGGGCTTATTCCTACGTTTGATCTAGAGAAAATTAGAAACTAA
- a CDS encoding chromate transporter — MAYKQLALAMFRTGVLGFGGGPSVMPLFRHEAVQTYKWMSHDDFGETLAIANTLPGPIATKMSAYLGYQQKGWLGAIWATLWHILPTSIAMILLFSVVDLISDSPVIAGMIGAVTPVIAVLLGQMAYDFGKKAVQGFGWLMGIGTFVLAFVLLQGLNIHPGFVIIAFIIYGLFHYRLVDKWRKRQQGESE, encoded by the coding sequence GTGGCGTATAAACAACTGGCATTAGCAATGTTTCGAACAGGTGTATTAGGGTTTGGCGGTGGTCCTTCTGTTATGCCGCTTTTTAGGCATGAAGCAGTTCAGACATATAAATGGATGAGTCATGATGACTTTGGGGAGACCTTAGCGATTGCAAACACGCTTCCTGGACCGATTGCCACAAAAATGTCTGCTTATTTAGGCTATCAACAAAAAGGATGGCTAGGAGCCATATGGGCAACCCTTTGGCACATTCTTCCGACAAGTATTGCCATGATCTTGTTGTTTTCGGTAGTGGATTTAATAAGTGACTCACCAGTTATTGCAGGGATGATTGGCGCTGTTACACCAGTTATTGCCGTGCTGCTCGGGCAAATGGCGTATGACTTTGGTAAAAAAGCAGTGCAGGGCTTCGGTTGGCTCATGGGAATTGGTACGTTTGTTTTAGCATTTGTACTCCTTCAAGGACTAAATATTCACCCTGGGTTTGTTATTATTGCCTTCATTATCTATGGCTTATTTCACTATCGATTGGTTGATAAATGGCGTAAGCGGCAGCAAGGAGAGTCAGAATGA
- a CDS encoding chromate transporter: MIYVYLFFAFFIANLLGYGGGPASIPLMFEEVVNRFGWLSSEEFNNVLALGNALPGPIATKIAAYVGFSITGWGGVAVALAATIVPSSVAVILLMKVLQKYRQSPVVKGLSLAVQPVICMLMLLLTVTIFNDALQSIGWIQSIVIAAVAFLLLTKLKVHPALVIVIAFAYGGIVIPFL; the protein is encoded by the coding sequence ATGATTTATGTCTATCTATTTTTTGCTTTCTTCATTGCCAATTTATTAGGGTACGGTGGTGGACCAGCATCCATTCCACTTATGTTTGAAGAAGTCGTTAACCGTTTTGGATGGTTATCGAGTGAAGAATTTAATAATGTACTTGCTTTAGGAAATGCACTTCCTGGCCCCATTGCAACAAAGATTGCCGCATATGTTGGTTTCAGTATAACCGGTTGGGGAGGGGTGGCTGTAGCGCTTGCTGCAACCATTGTTCCATCTAGTGTTGCCGTCATTTTATTAATGAAGGTTTTGCAAAAATATCGTCAATCTCCTGTTGTTAAAGGACTTTCTTTAGCAGTACAGCCTGTCATCTGTATGTTAATGTTGCTTTTAACTGTAACGATCTTTAATGATGCGCTCCAGTCGATTGGGTGGATTCAGTCCATTGTTATTGCGGCAGTCGCTTTTCTGCTATTAACAAAGCTAAAGGTGCATCCAGCCCTTGTGATTGTAATAGCATTTGCATACGGAGGAATCGTCATTCCATTTTTATAA
- a CDS encoding GNAT family N-acetyltransferase, protein MMNVYPPSLPSFQTERLFIRPPMKGDGDKLYESVQFSKQNLSTWLPWVNQMVSSSQAEDAVQYAHQQFIDLTDLRFHLFEKDTLSFVGSVGFHEIKWHVPRMEIGYWLDVRFQGKGYMFEAIQPLLSFAFHQLSVHRLELRCDPSNKKSRALAEKLGFSLEAILKENERATVTTGYADTCIYVLFHSTFTQNKSTFS, encoded by the coding sequence ATGATGAATGTATACCCTCCGTCCTTACCATCTTTTCAAACGGAACGACTGTTTATTCGTCCTCCCATGAAAGGAGACGGGGATAAACTATATGAGTCTGTACAGTTTTCTAAACAAAATTTATCTACATGGTTACCGTGGGTGAATCAAATGGTGTCGTCTTCTCAAGCAGAAGATGCAGTGCAATATGCTCATCAACAATTTATTGATTTAACGGATTTACGGTTTCACTTATTTGAAAAAGACACACTTTCTTTTGTTGGTTCTGTCGGATTTCACGAAATTAAATGGCATGTCCCACGTATGGAAATTGGCTACTGGCTTGATGTACGATTTCAAGGAAAGGGCTATATGTTTGAAGCCATACAACCTTTACTTTCTTTTGCCTTTCACCAATTAAGTGTTCATCGACTAGAACTACGTTGTGATCCTTCAAACAAAAAAAGCCGTGCTTTAGCAGAAAAATTAGGCTTTTCATTAGAAGCCATTTTAAAAGAAAATGAGCGCGCTACCGTCACAACTGGGTATGCCGATACATGCATTTACGTGTTATTTCACTCGACGTTTACACAAAATAAATCGACATTCTCCTGA
- a CDS encoding MerR family transcriptional regulator — protein sequence MEYTVKQLAELAGISSRTLRYYDEIGLLKPKRINSASYRIYGQKEIDRLQHILFYRELDVGLDAIMTLMNEDTFHVEKALLQHKAHLEQKRDRLNQLLQTLEQTIASTKGGEPMSNQSKFAAFKRQQIKENERLYGKEIRKEYGEDTVNETNNHLLQLTESDYLQRQKIENALTERLREASNSLVITKETEQEITQLHKKWIMFSWSTYSEQAHIGLADLYVEDERFKRYYDAIASNAASILRTAIRNTLAP from the coding sequence ATGGAGTACACAGTAAAACAATTAGCAGAACTTGCTGGAATCAGTAGCCGAACGCTCCGTTATTACGATGAGATCGGTCTGCTTAAACCGAAACGAATTAATTCAGCTAGCTATCGAATCTACGGTCAAAAAGAAATAGATCGCTTGCAACATATTCTATTCTATCGCGAGCTTGATGTCGGTCTAGACGCGATCATGACGTTGATGAATGAGGATACGTTTCACGTTGAAAAGGCTTTGCTACAGCATAAAGCTCATTTAGAACAAAAGCGAGATCGTTTAAATCAGCTTCTTCAAACCCTCGAGCAAACCATCGCTTCTACAAAAGGAGGAGAACCTATGTCCAATCAGAGTAAATTCGCTGCTTTTAAACGGCAACAAATCAAGGAAAATGAAAGGCTTTACGGAAAAGAAATACGTAAAGAATATGGAGAAGACACGGTTAATGAAACCAATAACCACCTCTTACAGCTAACAGAATCTGACTATCTACAGAGACAAAAAATAGAAAATGCACTAACCGAGCGATTGCGTGAGGCATCCAATTCCTTGGTTATCACGAAAGAAACAGAGCAGGAGATTACTCAGCTTCACAAAAAGTGGATTATGTTCTCATGGTCTACGTACAGTGAACAAGCACATATTGGCTTAGCAGATTTATATGTTGAGGATGAGCGCTTTAAGCGCTATTACGATGCAATTGCATCAAATGCGGCATCCATTTTACGAACTGCGATTCGTAACACGCTAGCTCCATAA
- a CDS encoding permease prefix domain 1-containing protein, with protein MSAKMNTYLLRIVNQTDCTKEERQDMFDEMYDHLTLIKQTYVEQGYTKKEAEEMAMKEFGHEATIGDGLQQAMFPYRRELLLILALGSYLFVCVQYFSILFVENVANYWLFMPAIAHALILFFSLNKTYIVNRKLWLNLSLVLHLLLMFVFAFPHFNDGLSWHIVFYTILGGTIFLIYRTALTYSFSNSSMIKKRIIHTVNITIGFLLLIGIGFILFAFLLFGDLHPILLLNMSFPFIIWGIVYAIQIRLANKSSKWLNICYFLWIYALLYLAALIFPIYFPELLASDLNDLLLRVIYPIQIFD; from the coding sequence ATGAGCGCTAAAATGAATACCTATCTGCTGCGGATTGTCAACCAAACTGATTGTACAAAAGAAGAACGTCAAGATATGTTTGATGAAATGTACGATCATTTAACGCTTATCAAACAAACGTATGTTGAGCAAGGTTATACAAAAAAAGAAGCGGAGGAAATGGCGATGAAAGAATTCGGTCATGAAGCAACAATTGGAGATGGTCTTCAACAAGCAATGTTCCCCTACCGAAGAGAGCTTTTGCTTATATTAGCCCTCGGCTCATACTTATTTGTTTGTGTGCAGTACTTTTCTATTCTTTTCGTAGAAAATGTCGCCAATTACTGGCTATTTATGCCGGCGATCGCGCATGCGCTTATTCTCTTTTTCTCGTTAAATAAAACTTATATTGTGAATCGAAAACTGTGGCTTAACCTTTCTCTTGTCCTACATTTACTCCTGATGTTTGTTTTTGCTTTTCCACATTTCAATGACGGACTTTCCTGGCATATTGTGTTTTATACTATTCTCGGCGGAACGATTTTCTTAATATACAGAACTGCCTTAACTTACTCTTTTAGTAACAGCAGCATGATAAAAAAAAGAATCATTCATACTGTCAATATCACGATTGGATTTCTATTGTTAATAGGAATCGGATTTATTCTGTTTGCTTTCTTACTATTCGGTGATTTACATCCAATTTTGCTATTAAACATGTCTTTTCCGTTTATCATTTGGGGGATCGTTTACGCGATTCAAATACGGTTGGCCAATAAAAGCTCTAAATGGTTAAACATTTGCTATTTCCTATGGATTTACGCGCTGCTCTATCTTGCTGCTCTTATATTCCCAATTTATTTTCCAGAGCTGTTAGCGAGTGATTTAAATGATCTGCTTCTTAGAGTGATCTATCCTATTCAGATTTTTGACTAA
- a CDS encoding PadR family transcriptional regulator, translated as MDKEMMKGSIDFLLLSLIEAKDLYGYEMTKKLKTLSDETYNMSEGTLYPALKRMEKKEWISSYWNDSAGSRRKYYTITEDGRKELQRKQKDWATLSQLIKRTGASYER; from the coding sequence ATGGATAAAGAAATGATGAAAGGTAGCATCGACTTTCTTCTTCTCTCACTGATTGAAGCGAAAGACTTATATGGCTATGAAATGACGAAAAAATTAAAGACGCTTAGTGATGAAACATATAACATGAGTGAAGGTACGCTCTACCCAGCGCTAAAACGAATGGAAAAGAAAGAATGGATTTCATCGTATTGGAACGACAGTGCTGGTTCGCGTAGAAAGTATTACACGATCACAGAAGATGGTAGAAAAGAATTACAACGTAAGCAAAAAGATTGGGCAACGTTAAGCCAGCTTATCAAGCGCACGGGAGCCTCTTATGAGCGCTAA